A stretch of the Enterobacteriaceae endosymbiont of Donacia proxima genome encodes the following:
- the nrdA gene encoding class 1a ribonucleoside-diphosphate reductase subunit alpha — MKKNLFVIKRNKCKELINMKKINVLLTHTAQNLKNISFLEIKKKLCLQLYNKISTVKIHNIIIKITADLISEKNPDYQYMAARLAISYLRKEAYGTFTPPKLYNHVKNMIFLKKYDSLLLKKYTKKDFLIMEKFLDHNRDMNFSYAAVKQLEGKYLVKDRITGKIYESAQFLYILIAACLFSQYPTNKRIYYIKNFYDAISTFRISLPTPIMSGVRTLTKQFSSCILIECGDNIDSINATTSSIVKYVSQKAGIGINGGRIRALGSSIRHGEAFHTGCIPFYKHFQTAIKSCSQGGVRGGAGTLFYPLWHLEINNLLVLKNNRGVEDNRVRHLDYCVQINRLLYQRLINGEKITLFNPSDVPDLYEYFFSDQKKFDNLYKKYEKNNKIRKKIINAVNLFTLMMQERTSTGRIYIQNVDHCNTHSAFNPGIAPIKQSNLCLEVTLPTKILNNINDPKGEIGICTLAAFNLGKIKNLNEIENLSDLIVRALNCLLDYQEYLIPAAKNSALGRRSLGIGVINFAYYLAKNNVRYSDNSANNLTHRTFETIQYYLLQASNNLAKIEGYCPLFNETNYSMGILPIDTYKKYVDNIHTEKLHYNWEKLRQDIKKYGLRNSTLSAIMPSETSSQISNATNGIEPPRGFISIKASKNGTLKQVVPEFLKLKKKYELLWNIPNNNGYLNLIGIIQKFIDQSISSNINYDPTRFKKNKIPMKQLLYDLLISYKLGIKTLYYQNTRDGAQNIYNNNIIEENNICSNGSCII, encoded by the coding sequence ATGAAAAAAAATTTATTCGTTATTAAAAGAAATAAATGTAAAGAATTAATAAATATGAAAAAAATAAATGTTTTATTAACTCATACTGCTCAAAATTTAAAAAATATATCTTTTTTAGAAATTAAAAAAAAATTATGTTTACAATTATATAATAAAATTAGTACAGTAAAAATTCATAATATTATAATAAAAATTACAGCAGATCTTATTTCAGAAAAAAATCCTGATTATCAATATATGGCCGCTAGATTAGCTATATCATATTTAAGAAAAGAAGCATATGGAACATTTACCCCCCCAAAATTATACAATCATGTAAAAAATATGATTTTTTTAAAAAAATATGATTCATTACTTTTAAAAAAATATACTAAAAAAGATTTTTTAATTATGGAAAAATTTCTTGATCATAATCGTGATATGAATTTTTCATATGCAGCAGTAAAACAATTAGAAGGAAAATATTTAGTAAAAGATAGAATAACAGGTAAAATTTATGAAAGTGCTCAATTTCTATATATATTAATTGCCGCTTGTTTATTTTCTCAATATCCTACGAATAAAAGAATATATTATATTAAAAATTTTTATGATGCTATTTCTACTTTTAGAATTTCTTTACCAACACCTATAATGTCTGGAGTACGTACTTTAACTAAACAATTTAGTTCATGTATTTTAATCGAATGCGGCGATAATATCGATTCTATTAATGCTACAACTAGTAGTATAGTAAAATATGTGTCTCAAAAAGCAGGAATCGGTATTAATGGAGGACGTATACGAGCTTTAGGAAGTTCTATTAGACATGGAGAAGCATTCCATACAGGTTGTATTCCTTTTTATAAACATTTTCAAACTGCTATTAAATCATGTTCTCAAGGAGGAGTAAGAGGAGGAGCAGGAACATTATTTTATCCTTTATGGCATTTAGAAATAAATAATTTATTAGTATTAAAAAATAATAGAGGAGTAGAAGATAATAGAGTAAGACATCTTGATTATTGTGTACAAATTAATAGATTATTATATCAACGTTTAATTAATGGAGAAAAAATTACTTTATTTAATCCTTCAGATGTTCCTGATTTATATGAGTATTTTTTTTCAGATCAAAAAAAATTTGATAATCTTTATAAAAAATATGAAAAAAACAATAAAATTAGAAAAAAAATTATTAATGCCGTTAATTTATTTACATTAATGATGCAAGAACGTACTTCAACAGGAAGAATATATATTCAAAATGTTGATCATTGTAATACACATTCCGCTTTTAATCCTGGAATAGCCCCAATAAAACAATCAAATCTTTGTTTAGAAGTTACTTTACCCACTAAAATACTAAATAATATTAATGATCCTAAAGGAGAAATAGGAATATGTACTTTAGCAGCATTTAATTTAGGAAAAATTAAAAACCTAAATGAGATCGAAAATTTATCAGATTTAATTGTAAGAGCATTAAATTGTTTATTAGACTATCAAGAATATTTAATTCCTGCAGCAAAAAATTCAGCTTTAGGCCGTAGATCTTTAGGTATAGGAGTTATTAATTTTGCTTATTATTTAGCAAAAAATAATGTACGTTATTCTGATAACAGTGCAAATAATTTAACACATAGAACATTTGAAACAATACAATATTATTTATTACAAGCATCTAATAATTTAGCAAAAATTGAAGGTTATTGTCCATTGTTTAATGAAACAAATTATTCAATGGGAATTTTACCTATAGATACATATAAAAAATATGTAGATAATATTCATACAGAAAAATTACATTATAATTGGGAAAAATTAAGACAAGATATAAAAAAATATGGATTACGTAATTCTACATTATCTGCTATAATGCCTTCTGAAACTTCATCTCAAATATCAAATGCTACTAATGGTATAGAGCCACCTAGAGGTTTTATTAGTATAAAAGCATCTAAAAATGGTACTTTAAAACAAGTAGTTCCTGAATTTTTAAAATTAAAAAAAAAATATGAATTATTATGGAATATTCCAAATAATAACGGATATTTAAATTTAATAGGTATAATACAAAAATTTATTGATCAATCTATTTCTTCAAATATTAACTATGATCCTACTCGTTTTAAAAAAAATAAAATACCAATGAAACAATTATTATATGATTTATTAATTTCTTATAAATTAGGTATAAAAACTTTATATTATCAAAATACTAGAGATGGAGCCCAGAATATTTATAATAATAATATTATAGAAGAAAATAATATATGTTCAAATGGTTCGTGCATAATTTAG
- the nrdB gene encoding class Ia ribonucleoside-diphosphate reductase subunit beta: protein MSYTTFSKKKNDQLKEPMFFGQSVNIARYDQQKHQIFEKLIEKQLSFFWRPEEIDISYDRIHYQNLPKNEKHIFISNLKYQTLLDSIQGRSPNIALLPLISIPELETWVETWSFFETIHSRSYTHIIRNIVNDPSIIFNDIITNNNILLRTKDIIKYYDELIEMTNYWHLFGENTFLFKKKKIKINLYDLKKKLYLCLMNVNILEAIRFYVSFACSFAFAERELMEGNAKIIKFIARDEYLHLIGTQYIINSMRKGEEDKEMAKIALECEKQCYKLFIDASIQEQQWAEYLFSNGSMIGLNKNILCQYIEYITNVRMEKVGLKSPFKIKKNPLPWINSWLLSDNVQVAPQEVEISSYLIGQIDSSVNIQEFKNFKL from the coding sequence ATGAGTTATACTACTTTTTCGAAAAAAAAAAATGATCAATTAAAAGAACCTATGTTTTTTGGACAATCTGTAAATATTGCACGTTATGATCAACAAAAACATCAAATTTTTGAAAAGTTAATTGAAAAACAATTAAGTTTTTTTTGGAGACCTGAAGAAATAGATATATCATATGATCGTATTCATTATCAAAATTTACCAAAAAATGAAAAACATATATTTATTAGTAATTTAAAATATCAAACTTTATTAGATTCAATTCAAGGCCGTAGTCCTAATATAGCTTTACTTCCTTTAATTTCTATTCCAGAATTAGAAACATGGGTGGAAACTTGGTCATTTTTTGAAACAATACATTCTAGATCTTATACTCATATAATCAGAAATATTGTAAATGACCCATCAATCATATTTAATGATATTATTACTAATAATAATATTCTTTTGAGGACAAAAGATATTATTAAATATTATGACGAACTTATTGAAATGACTAATTATTGGCATTTATTTGGTGAAAATACTTTTTTATTTAAAAAAAAAAAAATTAAAATTAATTTATATGATTTAAAAAAAAAACTATATTTATGTTTAATGAATGTTAATATTTTAGAAGCAATAAGATTTTATGTAAGTTTTGCTTGTTCATTTGCTTTTGCTGAAAGAGAATTAATGGAAGGAAATGCTAAAATTATTAAATTTATAGCACGTGATGAATATTTACATTTAATAGGTACACAATATATAATTAATAGTATGAGAAAAGGAGAAGAAGATAAAGAAATGGCAAAAATTGCTCTTGAATGTGAAAAACAATGTTATAAATTATTTATTGATGCTTCTATACAAGAGCAACAATGGGCTGAATATTTATTTTCTAATGGTTCAATGATAGGTTTAAATAAAAATATATTATGTCAATATATAGAATATATTACTAATGTTAGAATGGAAAAAGTAGGTTTAAAATCACCTTTTAAAATAAAAAAAAACCCTCTTCCATGGATTAATTCTTGGTTATTATCGGATAATGTACAAGTAGCTCCTCAAGAAGTAGAAATCAGTTCATATCTAATAGGACAGATAGATTCTTCTGTAAATATTCAAGAATTTAAAAATTTTAAACTTTAA
- a CDS encoding basic amino acid/polyamine antiporter, translating to MNKKLNLIALTSLVLSSMLGAGVFSLPQNMAIIASPLALIIGWSITGIGIIFLALSLLLLNKLEPNLQGGIFSYAKNGFGNLIGFYSVWGYWLCAVIANISYLIIVFSAIGILIDTPNHIIFGCGNTWISILGASILLWIIHFLLLKGTETASNINIITTLCKLIPLSIFIILVCIFFNFKLFSLDLLGLQTKISIFKQVKDTMLITLWVFIGLEGAVILSNKAKNSKDVGKATLLAIFIALFIYLLVTLLPFGIMSRSDLAAIKNPSMASIMTFLIGKWGDIFIALGLIISVCGAYLSWTIMAAEVPWIAAKNKIFPKILSKQNSYQAPSYALWFTNISMQICLILIWITKINYNKLLTIASEMILVPYFLVGAYLIKVSYRKKINKLNLFIGIGSCIYSIWLLYAAGFINLLLSLILYTPGLIFLILIKINNPKIFVLNKIEKLLCFILFIAFLYAVYFLLN from the coding sequence TTGAATAAAAAATTAAATTTAATAGCACTTACATCATTAGTACTTAGTTCTATGTTAGGTGCTGGAGTATTTAGTTTACCCCAAAATATGGCTATAATTGCAAGTCCTTTAGCTTTAATAATAGGTTGGAGTATAACTGGTATAGGTATTATTTTTTTAGCTTTATCTTTATTATTACTTAATAAATTAGAACCTAATTTACAAGGAGGTATTTTTTCTTATGCTAAAAATGGATTTGGTAATTTAATCGGATTTTATTCTGTATGGGGATATTGGTTATGTGCTGTTATTGCTAATATTTCTTATTTAATAATTGTATTTTCTGCAATAGGTATTTTAATCGATACTCCAAATCATATTATTTTTGGCTGTGGAAATACATGGATATCTATCCTAGGAGCTTCTATATTATTATGGATAATCCATTTTTTATTGTTAAAAGGAACTGAAACTGCTTCTAATATAAATATAATTACTACATTATGTAAATTAATTCCTTTAAGTATTTTTATAATTTTAGTTTGTATATTTTTTAATTTTAAATTATTTAGTTTAGATTTGTTAGGATTACAAACAAAAATTTCTATCTTTAAACAAGTTAAAGATACTATGTTAATTACTTTATGGGTATTTATTGGTTTAGAAGGCGCTGTTATTCTTTCAAATAAAGCAAAAAATTCTAAAGATGTAGGAAAAGCAACATTGTTAGCAATTTTTATTGCTTTGTTTATATATTTACTTGTAACTTTATTACCTTTTGGTATTATGTCTAGATCTGATCTAGCTGCAATAAAAAATCCTTCTATGGCTAGTATTATGACTTTTTTGATTGGGAAATGGGGAGATATTTTTATTGCTTTAGGATTAATTATATCAGTATGTGGAGCATATCTTAGTTGGACTATAATGGCAGCAGAAGTACCTTGGATAGCTGCTAAAAATAAAATTTTTCCTAAAATATTATCTAAACAAAACAGTTATCAAGCTCCATCATATGCTTTATGGTTTACTAATATTAGTATGCAAATATGTTTAATATTAATTTGGATAACCAAAATAAATTATAATAAATTATTAACTATTGCATCTGAAATGATATTAGTACCATATTTTTTAGTTGGTGCTTATTTAATAAAAGTTTCTTATAGAAAAAAAATAAATAAATTAAATTTATTTATTGGAATAGGTTCTTGTATTTATTCAATTTGGTTATTATATGCTGCAGGATTTATAAATTTATTATTATCTTTAATATTATATACACCCGGGTTAATATTTTTAATATTAATTAAGATTAATAATCCAAAAATTTTTGTTTTAAATAAAATAGAAAAATTATTATGTTTTATTTTATTTATTGCATTTCTTTATGCTGTATATTTTTTATTAAATTAA
- a CDS encoding Nif3-like dinuclear metal center hexameric protein gives MKNIILEKIINNKLQNNLNIKDYIPNGLQIEGKKYIKNIILGVSICQQLLNIAVKLKADAIIVHHGFFWKNESSVIKGFKKKRIYTLLINNINLYSWHIPLDINEKIGNNIYLAKILDINIQGKINPFIFYGYLKNKISIKKFLLKIKNKLNRIPLHFGKNAPKKIYKIAWCSGAGQKFLGKVLHYKVDVFLTGEMSEMNFHIANENKIHFISAGHHVTERGGVIMLSKWLKKKFKLKTNFIDIYNPI, from the coding sequence ATAAAAAATATAATATTAGAAAAAATAATTAATAATAAATTACAAAATAATTTAAACATAAAAGATTATATTCCTAATGGTTTACAAATAGAAGGGAAAAAATATATAAAAAATATTATACTGGGAGTAAGTATTTGTCAACAATTATTAAATATTGCCGTTAAACTTAAAGCTGATGCTATTATTGTTCATCATGGTTTTTTTTGGAAAAATGAATCTTCAGTTATTAAAGGTTTTAAAAAAAAAAGAATATATACATTATTAATAAATAATATTAATTTATATAGTTGGCATATTCCTTTAGATATTAACGAAAAAATAGGAAATAATATTTATTTAGCTAAAATTTTAGATATAAATATACAAGGCAAAATTAATCCTTTTATTTTTTATGGATATTTAAAAAATAAAATTAGTATTAAAAAATTTCTTTTAAAAATTAAAAATAAATTAAATCGTATCCCATTACATTTCGGAAAAAATGCACCTAAAAAAATTTATAAAATTGCTTGGTGTAGTGGAGCAGGACAAAAATTTTTAGGAAAAGTTTTACACTATAAAGTAGATGTATTTTTAACAGGAGAAATGTCAGAAATGAATTTTCACATCGCAAATGAAAATAAAATTCATTTTATTAGTGCAGGACATCATGTAACAGAAAGAGGCGGAGTTATTATGCTAAGTAAATGGTTAAAAAAAAAATTTAAATTAAAAACTAATTTTATAGATATATATAATCCAATATAA
- a CDS encoding signal recognition particle protein: MFKNLSKKLSRTLLKIRNYGRLTEKNIQETLDKIYNNLLEADVALEVIKKFIKNLKKDSIGKKINNNFTPGQEFIKLVYKNLIKIIDSSDNNINLATKPPAIILFIGLQGVGKTTSVIKLAYFLKKKYKKKIIVTSTDVYRPAAMKQLKILADKIKVDYFDVKNNLFPKDISQKALNYAKKNFYDILIIDTAGRLHIDNFMMNEIKDISNILSPIETIFTVDAMTGQDSINSAKKFNTTLPITGIFLTKTDSDTRGGAILSVKYIIKKPIKFIGTGEKINNMSIFSPKIIASKILGMSSELSIIDNIKKKINFQKNKKLIEKLKNKSKLNLQDFLEQIEQIKQVGNKNIINLLNKIKINNIQNFSNPIVNILNIDNNTVKNTKAIINSMTKFEKNNVDILNLSRKKRISLGSGVSIFRINVILKQYNQMNLVTKKMKKNHNFGKIINYVKNLFNSKN, from the coding sequence ATGTTTAAAAATCTAAGTAAAAAATTATCTAGAACATTATTAAAAATAAGAAATTATGGACGTTTAACAGAAAAAAATATACAAGAAACTTTAGATAAAATCTATAATAATTTATTAGAAGCAGATGTTGCTTTAGAAGTTATTAAAAAATTTATTAAAAATCTTAAAAAAGATTCTATTGGTAAAAAAATTAATAATAATTTTACTCCAGGACAAGAATTTATAAAATTAGTATATAAAAATTTAATTAAAATCATAGATTCTTCTGATAATAATATTAATTTAGCAACTAAACCTCCTGCTATAATTTTATTTATTGGATTACAAGGAGTTGGTAAAACAACAAGTGTAATAAAATTAGCATATTTTTTAAAAAAAAAATATAAAAAAAAAATTATTGTTACATCAACAGATGTATATAGACCTGCTGCTATGAAACAATTAAAAATTTTAGCAGATAAAATAAAAGTTGATTATTTTGATGTAAAAAATAATTTATTTCCAAAAGATATTTCTCAAAAAGCACTAAATTATGCTAAAAAAAATTTTTATGATATATTAATTATTGATACAGCAGGTAGACTTCATATAGATAATTTTATGATGAATGAAATAAAAGATATTTCTAATATATTATCTCCTATAGAAACTATTTTTACTGTTGATGCTATGACAGGTCAAGATTCTATTAATAGTGCTAAAAAATTTAATACTACTTTACCTATTACAGGAATATTTTTAACTAAAACTGATAGTGATACTAGAGGAGGAGCAATTTTATCAGTTAAATATATAATAAAAAAACCTATTAAATTTATTGGTACTGGAGAAAAAATAAATAATATGTCAATATTTTCTCCTAAAATCATTGCTTCTAAAATATTAGGAATGTCTTCTGAATTATCGATTATTGATAATATTAAAAAAAAAATTAATTTTCAAAAAAATAAAAAATTAATAGAAAAATTAAAAAATAAAAGTAAATTAAATTTACAAGATTTTTTAGAACAGATAGAACAAATAAAACAAGTAGGTAATAAAAACATTATTAATCTTTTAAATAAAATAAAAATAAATAATATTCAAAATTTTTCTAATCCAATTGTAAATATTTTAAATATAGATAATAATACTGTAAAAAATACCAAAGCAATTATAAATTCTATGACTAAATTTGAAAAAAATAATGTTGATATATTAAACCTTTCTAGAAAAAAAAGAATATCATTAGGATCTGGAGTTTCTATTTTTAGAATAAATGTTATACTAAAACAATATAATCAAATGAATTTAGTTACTAAAAAAATGAAAAAAAATCATAATTTTGGTAAAATAATTAATTATGTAAAAAATTTATTTAATTCTAAAAATTAG
- the rpsP gene encoding 30S ribosomal protein S16: MVKIRLSRKGIRKKPFYQIIVTNSRNSRDGRFIEKLGYFDPLNLNKKLQFNKNRMDFWISKGAILSNRVYSLVK; this comes from the coding sequence ATGGTTAAAATTAGATTATCTAGAAAAGGAATTAGAAAAAAACCTTTTTATCAAATAATTGTTACAAACAGTAGAAATTCTAGAGATGGTCGTTTTATAGAGAAATTAGGCTATTTTGATCCTTTAAATTTAAATAAAAAATTACAATTTAATAAAAATAGAATGGATTTTTGGATATCTAAAGGAGCTATTCTTTCAAACAGAGTATATAGTTTAGTGAAATAA
- the rimM gene encoding ribosome maturation factor RimM (Essential for efficient processing of 16S rRNA) codes for MNILKKKVILGKFGKIYGIKGWIKLYSYTQNKKNIFLYKKIFIQNNIGDIYFIKFYKYKIYKNNYIVKFKNLNNVNNILNLINKKIFIFENELKKCKNTKEYYWYEIIGCYVFNKNYLLGKVIDLINLKIYDVLIIKPNKLKISKKEILIPFIEPNIIKKIDLINKLIKVNWDI; via the coding sequence ATGAATATTTTAAAAAAAAAAGTAATTTTAGGGAAATTTGGTAAAATTTATGGTATAAAAGGATGGATTAAATTATATTCTTATACTCAAAACAAAAAAAATATTTTTTTGTATAAAAAAATATTTATACAAAATAATATAGGAGATATTTACTTTATAAAATTTTATAAATATAAAATTTATAAAAATAATTATATTGTTAAATTTAAAAATTTAAATAATGTTAATAACATTTTAAACTTGATTAATAAAAAAATTTTCATTTTTGAAAATGAATTAAAAAAATGTAAAAATACAAAAGAATATTATTGGTATGAAATAATTGGATGTTATGTTTTTAATAAAAATTACCTTTTAGGTAAAGTTATTGATTTAATAAATTTAAAAATATATGATGTTCTTATTATTAAACCTAATAAATTAAAAATTAGTAAAAAAGAAATATTAATTCCTTTTATTGAACCTAATATTATAAAAAAAATAGATTTAATTAATAAACTTATTAAAGTAAACTGGGATATATAA
- the trmD gene encoding tRNA (guanosine(37)-N1)-methyltransferase TrmD yields the protein MLISIISLFPEMFKEIIKYGLINKSIKKKLLNIKIFNLRDFTKNKNKKVDSSIYGGGGGVILKAKPLIRAIYQAKLQMKHHVKIIFLSPQGKQINLSCIKKLLSYKNMIFICGRYKGIDERVINNFVDEEISIGDYILSGGELPAMVLIDALVRNIPGVLNTISSCTTDSFFNNGLLGFPNYTKPKTLKHLKNNNVPKVLISGNHQKIKDWRLKQSLGFTWLKRPDLFKKKILTEKEKFLFSKFKKTYLKKK from the coding sequence ATGTTAATTAGTATTATTAGTTTATTTCCCGAAATGTTTAAAGAAATTATAAAATATGGATTAATTAATAAAAGTATAAAAAAAAAACTATTAAATATTAAGATTTTTAATCTTCGAGATTTTACTAAAAATAAAAATAAAAAAGTAGATTCTTCAATTTATGGAGGAGGGGGAGGAGTTATTTTAAAAGCAAAACCTTTAATAAGAGCTATTTATCAAGCAAAATTACAAATGAAACATCATGTAAAGATTATTTTTTTATCTCCTCAAGGAAAACAAATAAATTTATCTTGTATTAAAAAACTTTTATCATATAAAAATATGATATTTATTTGTGGTAGATATAAAGGTATAGATGAACGTGTAATTAATAATTTTGTAGATGAAGAAATTTCGATAGGAGACTATATCCTTAGTGGAGGAGAATTACCAGCTATGGTCTTAATAGATGCTTTAGTAAGAAATATTCCTGGAGTATTAAATACAATATCTTCATGTACTACAGATTCTTTCTTTAATAATGGATTATTAGGATTTCCTAATTATACTAAACCTAAAACATTAAAACATTTAAAAAATAATAATGTTCCTAAAGTTTTAATATCAGGTAATCATCAAAAAATAAAAGATTGGAGATTAAAACAATCATTAGGTTTTACTTGGTTAAAAAGACCAGATTTATTTAAAAAAAAAATATTAACGGAAAAAGAAAAATTTTTATTTAGTAAATTTAAAAAGACTTATTTGAAAAAAAAATAA
- the rplS gene encoding 50S ribosomal protein L19, with amino-acid sequence MNNIINYIEQKQIENYKKLPLFRPGDTLEIHIWVIEGSKKRIQIFEGIVIAISKKNSFNCSFTIRKLSNIIGIERVFSLYSKIINDIKIKKKGYVRKAKLYYLRKLIGKAARIKERLT; translated from the coding sequence ATGAATAATATTATTAATTATATTGAACAAAAACAAATTGAAAATTATAAAAAATTACCATTATTTAGACCTGGAGATACATTAGAAATACATATTTGGGTTATAGAAGGTTCAAAAAAAAGAATTCAAATTTTTGAAGGTATCGTAATTGCAATTTCGAAAAAAAATAGTTTTAATTGTTCTTTTACTATCAGAAAATTATCCAATATTATTGGAATAGAACGTGTTTTTTCTTTATATTCTAAAATAATTAATGATATTAAAATAAAAAAAAAAGGTTATGTAAGAAAAGCAAAGTTATACTATTTACGTAAATTAATAGGAAAAGCTGCACGTATTAAGGAACGTTTAACTTAA
- the recD gene encoding exodeoxyribonuclease V subunit alpha yields MYLFLKKLCKIKIIRLIDLYLAFIITNKKKDLLMFAIALLSNYIGKGNICLPISQLYLNINIKNKKNNFFLKKIKEINNIKNWGKILSSYDDIVSNGKKNTPIVLINNCLYLHKMWYEENIILKNFLNNNFSFIEPKKIKKILEFLCNKKDFIQQKAICSALTHKISIITGSPGTGKTSIISKIIFAFIKIFNKNLKIKIVATTGKAAVRLTQSINYFFKNISDEIIDKEKRKNIPKKATTIHHLLKMKIYTKEIKFNPLNQLNIDLLIIDESSMIDFNLMSIILNILPPKTKLILLGDEYQLPSIEYGNLFKDLCYFKKFYFTKEYFLWLNSIIKYQYKKKNIQKFFFRNFITVLKYNYRYAMNSGINKLALNIKHGNQKKLKKIFLLEKYDDIQYFNMLNVNKYKLMISSFIKEYKKYFIYLKKYKIYDKSILSKFNNYQIICAIKYGLFGTKKINSIIEKELLNNKIINITSQNYNWYIGKPIIITKNDNYLNLFNGDIGITILDEKDQKLKIKFFLSDGKQKIICIENLPSYETAYAITAHKSQGSEFRNIALVLPNKFYSILTRELIYTAITRAKKNIIIYSNKTIFYKAIKSKIQRFSNIKNKIISHI; encoded by the coding sequence ATGTATTTATTTTTAAAAAAATTATGTAAAATTAAAATTATTCGTTTAATTGATTTATATTTAGCATTTATAATAACAAATAAAAAAAAAGATTTATTAATGTTCGCTATTGCTTTACTTAGTAATTATATTGGGAAAGGTAATATTTGTTTACCAATATCTCAATTATATTTAAATATAAATATTAAAAATAAAAAAAATAATTTTTTTTTAAAGAAAATAAAAGAAATTAATAATATTAAAAATTGGGGGAAAATTTTATCGTCTTATGACGATATTGTTAGTAATGGTAAAAAAAATACTCCTATTGTTTTAATAAATAATTGTTTATATTTACATAAAATGTGGTATGAAGAAAATATAATCTTAAAAAATTTTCTTAATAACAATTTTTCTTTTATAGAACCAAAAAAAATAAAAAAAATTTTAGAATTTTTATGTAATAAAAAAGATTTTATACAACAAAAAGCTATTTGTTCTGCATTAACACATAAAATTAGTATAATTACTGGATCTCCTGGTACTGGTAAAACCAGTATTATATCAAAAATAATTTTTGCATTTATAAAAATTTTTAATAAAAATTTAAAAATAAAAATTGTAGCTACTACTGGTAAAGCTGCAGTTAGATTAACCCAATCTATTAATTATTTTTTTAAAAATATTTCTGATGAAATAATAGATAAAGAAAAAAGAAAAAATATTCCTAAAAAAGCAACTACTATACATCATTTATTAAAAATGAAAATTTATACTAAAGAAATCAAATTTAATCCATTAAATCAACTTAATATAGATTTATTAATTATCGATGAATCATCAATGATTGATTTTAATTTAATGTCTATTATTTTAAATATTTTACCTCCAAAGACTAAATTAATTTTATTAGGAGATGAATATCAATTACCTTCTATAGAATATGGAAATTTATTTAAAGATTTATGTTATTTTAAAAAATTTTATTTTACAAAAGAATATTTTTTATGGTTAAATTCTATAATTAAATATCAGTATAAAAAAAAAAATATACAAAAATTTTTTTTTCGTAATTTTATTACCGTTCTAAAATATAATTATAGGTATGCAATGAATTCTGGTATTAATAAATTAGCCTTAAATATAAAACATGGTAATCAAAAAAAACTTAAAAAAATTTTTTTATTAGAAAAATATGATGATATCCAATATTTTAATATGTTAAATGTAAATAAATATAAATTAATGATATCTTCTTTTATTAAAGAATATAAAAAATATTTTATTTATTTAAAAAAATATAAAATTTATGATAAAAGTATTTTATCTAAATTTAATAATTATCAAATAATATGTGCTATAAAATATGGATTATTTGGTACAAAAAAAATTAATTCTATTATTGAAAAAGAATTATTAAATAATAAAATAATAAATATTACTTCTCAAAATTATAATTGGTACATAGGAAAACCTATTATTATTACAAAAAATGATAATTATTTAAATTTATTTAATGGAGATATTGGTATTACCATACTAGATGAAAAAGATCAAAAATTAAAAATTAAATTTTTTTTATCTGATGGAAAACAAAAAATTATATGCATTGAAAATCTTCCATCATATGAAACAGCATATGCAATAACAGCTCATAAATCACAAGGATCAGAATTTCGAAATATTGCATTAGTGTTACCAAATAAATTTTATTCTATATTAACTAGAGAATTAATTTATACTGCTATTACAAGAGCTAAAAAAAATATTATTATTTATAGTAATAAAACTATTTTTTATAAAGCAATAAAATCTAAAATTCAAAGATTTTCTAATATTAAAAATAAAATAATTAGCCATATATAA